The Carassius carassius chromosome 28, fCarCar2.1, whole genome shotgun sequence region TTGTCTCATGAAATAGTAATGAAATACTCATTATCTCATctcattactgaaaaaaaagtcaAGTAATAATACAATTAAGGAGATGTAATATACATGATGTGATGGTCATATCTGGACATTTAGctgaatatataatattcatttttatgatatttcaaaatttttGAAAGTTGTGCATCTTGATTTATAATAAAAGCTCTGAAAGGGTTCAACTTTTTTAAGTCAAGCATTGCAAGCATTTGAATCAAACACAAAATGCACTGAACATTACTACACGACAAAACAACTCAACGCTAACAAGCTCAGCTGACAAGATCACAACATAGTATTCAATCACTAAAAGTTTTAGGCCTGTTTCACATATCCTGTGGGCTCATTTTGAGCTACTACAATAGTAGAAAGACTTATACAGACACctctaaaacacaatgcaatgcataattaaaaatacagaatttcTGTAAGtaagtttaaataaagtatttcCTTTAAAAACACGTGTCTTTTTTCAAACAAATAGGTCGCTCCATCATTTTATGTTGCTCTAATTCAaaagtttctatttcaaaatattttttctgctGATTtcagcatgaagtgctccaaaagttGACTTTCAGTGCTTCTTCTTGGCCGCAGAACTGCCTGTATGCATTGTGAAAGTTGTTACTTGTTAATATGGTCAGGGTGTGTGAAACAGGCCTCAAACTGAAATTTACAATGAGCTTATGtaacaagagaaaataaaaaccatCAATACACATTACAACCAGGACTTTTTGCCAGTAAATCTAGCCATGTTGGCCAATTTCAGCCTCATGCATTCCCTCTCCTCTGGGTTCCTCTTTGAGGTGCATTCAAGAGTGGAGTCAGTCTCAAAGGAAATGGCTGGGCCGTGTGAAAGCAAAGCCGTCGCCGTCTTTTCCTCAGACAAGGTGGTTGTGGGGGACTGCAGGACCAGCCTGCTCCGCATTGAATGTCTCAGGCGTAGCAGCAAAGGCCTGCTTTGAGAATACAGCTCCCTCTCTGGCCTGATGCACAGGAAGCAGGCAGCACACAAAATGCGGAAAATGTAGATCCATCCGAGGTAGTGAAGCTCCACAATGTTCAGGAGAAAACAACCCaggctaatgctaaacataaaatTAAGGAAAATGGTCTTTTCCGTGGCTCGCGACACAAAACAATCAGTCCGTGTCAGACAAGGGTACGTTTGACATCTAAACAAATGAGGCACCTCAAATCCAAACAGGTAGTACTGACCAACAAGAAATGTGATCTCTAGGACGGAGCGGATCAAGACGTGAACAATATAGATGAGGAGAACCTGACTGGAGAGTGTGGTTGGATCCTTGCCCTCCTTTCCGAAATCATCCTGCAGGAGACTTTGCTCTATGCTATCCTCATCCTGACCACTCCATTCTTCTCCCTGGTGTCCATATCCCAGTCTGACACGGTCCCCTTCCAGCTGCCCAGAATAGTCTCCCACGGAGTCCTTAGTCTCTGCCTGGACCCTCTCTGTCTCCATTTTCTCGTCTTTGGTGATTTTGTGCAGCACATAGATTATGTAGAAGATGGAAGGTGTTGAGACCAGCACAATCTGGAAGACCCAGAAGCGCAAATGTGAGACAGGGGCGAAAGTGTCATAGCAGACATTGTTGCAGCCCGGCTGCAGCGTATTGCAGGTAAACTTTGACTGCTCGTCGCTGTACACAGCATCTCCAACAAGGGTCACCAGCAGGATGCGAAAGATCAGAAGCACCGTCAGCCAGATCTTACCGATTACCGTTGAATGATTCTGAACCTCTGTTAGAAAGCGGCCCAGAATTGACCAGTCAGCCATTTTTTTAATCTGGAAAAATAAGGAAATAGTGGAAAGGCAAAgattttatgttatgttgttatctagtatattatataaaaaaaaaattcttgaaagaatagtttacccaaaaatgtaaatttgctgaaatttgctcaccctcaagtcatcaaagatgtagatgagtgtatttcttcatctgaacagatttggagaaattttacaTCACTACATCATCCTTACATCACTTACTAACTAACTAACAGATCCtctgcagcgaatgggtgccatcagaataagagttaaaatagttgataaaaacaatataatCTACAACATGACTTAGTTCATCAATCAATATTTtgtaaagagaaataaaaaaaaaaacaaatctgttcCGATAAATACACTCTACTGCATCATGAATGTCCTAAGGCtataattttcagcaaattttcatttttgtgtaaaatttTCCTTCAAGAAAGTTAAATAATCTACTCTTTAggcaaattaaaaacaatattccaGAAAATGTTAATTTGTGATGCCAACATGTTGATTTATGTTGATTTAAGTTCTTCCTCATGaatgtttcatgttttaaatgtattttaggtTAATCTAATTGCTTGATTGTGTCATCTACATTGAGGTGAATCTAGATAAATTTGTCAAATCTCTCAATTATCCTGAATTATCCTTATATCCTCTTTACAGTCATTATTTAATTTGGTAGGACAATAAAATGCCtcaatcatttaattaaattgtacGACATCATGACCATTACATTGATTAATCTAAtaaaacagacaagaaaaaaacacttaccTATGGATAATTTGTACACAAAGATGGCATTGCCAAAATTTGCATTGCTACATTTGAAAAACGGTCTGCTTGTCACCAGGAAAAGACCTCAGTGTGTGAGCTGGGGGAAACGGGCTGACCACAGGCATCTATCCAAACCCTCATTGTACTGTATTCAGACAAAGAGTCCCAATGTACAATGTCACaaagatttaaaaatacaatgGGATGCAGCATCTCTGAATGTCCGTGAACAGTCAAACAAATTGTTCAAAAGAACCTGCTGGAATGGAGAAACAATGCTAATTCATGAGAGATTTTGTCCTATACCTGCTCTGGGAGTGTGAAAACTAATGAAATTATTTTCtgcatgataaatatttaaacacaatatgaaaataaacaacatttaatcTGTACTGACCCATTCACTCatctttttcttatttaattattgaaaaaaaaatgtattataaacacGACATAATATTTCATCCTTTgggtaaaaacaagcaaaacaacagtcttttaatataataataattcagtcatGAAAATTCTAATTAGAGTTTTGGGGAAAATGTAATTCTGTGAAATCTTttgaattaagaatataaatatgctttaaaatttaGTTTTCAAGCGCAATGCAACATTTCAAAATCATAGTAGACTAAAGGTTTATAACCTTAAAGTTACAGTTGCATCTGCTGtactataaaatgaaaaaaaaaaaactgcaagcaAACAAAAGACAGACAGATGCATTTTACAGCTAACATTTTGCACATTGTGCAAAGGCTAGGCAACCTCACCATCTGCCCCTGACACATAATATCCAGAGTAAAACATAATTTGTGCCGCCTCGACATCTGTCTTGGTTACTCCatatacataatattaatattttgcatttggTCCTCTCACTTAATTCACACCAAAACTGGATGTCTGTTTACTTTATAATTTGTTGTACATGTGTATGTCtatgtttgtatgtttattattTCTTGTATATTTCAcgcacacatatttatatatataaagagagcatacatacatacatacatacatacatacatatatatgtaggtatgtatgtattatatgtatgtatgcatgtgtgtgtgttttatatttattctattttagaTATATTGGccgattataaatatattttctcattTATTAGCCTACAACAGCTTTTACTTGATTAAAaactatacataaataaatacatacatacatgcatgaataaataagacgtctttaaaataaatttgatatggttttacatttttcaataattttactTTAAGTCAGTTGCTTATGTAGTAGCCTACCTAAAATATGCATATTCATTAAACGATTTCCTGTTTATTTCTTTCGACATCGTTGTCGTGTTAAAATTTGGTTAATGATGATAAATGTTTGATTCAAAATAAAAAGAATCGTTGCTCTAAACTAGTGTTTGTGAGTGCAGCTCTGTGATGGAGTGAGCTGGCAGAatctcagcagcagcagcagcgcggaTATCAGATGAAATGGTTTGGCCCTCGGGGTTGCAGGAAGTTGTAGCAGCTGCCATGTTTAGCTGCTTTGTTGTAGATTTCTTGTAGGTTTCctgcagattttttttaagtgttgcaATGGAGACGAGCTggagttcatttttatttcaggtaaGCCAGCCGTTCGAAATAAATCCCAACTGCGCGGGAAAAATTGAAAATCGTTCGGGACCCTTAAAAACAGCGCGTAGCGCGGAGATTTGAGCTTTAAAAGCGGGATTTTAAGGCAGTAAAAACAATGGCAGCTAAGCTAGCTCACATTAGCCGCTAATGTTGCATCTCTCCCAGACTTCCAGCTGTGAACTGTGAGGGAGACGTACAAGGGATTTCTTTCACTCTTTTCCCCCTTCTCTTTATCATTCACACTCTTTTACGTGCTTTATGCCTTTTTTTGGTTTTAAGTTAAACACTTTTAGAAGACAGCTTATTCCTTTTGTGTACTCATTGATTTTGTTATGACACAATTTGGATGTTTTGACCAGACGCAACGTCCATGTCTGCGTATGTAATAATAGAATACGATGTTTATGTTCATTTTGGCACGTTTTTTTAATACTTAACTTTTCTTTCCCAATCGATCTCCATAATTCTCCTTAATTTCCTGtgttagtttttatttgttgttaaCGCAGCTCCCTACTTTTATTGGAGGGAACATGAGGTTCATTGGTGTTTCAAGATCTTCTCAGCTGCCTAACGTTACGTTACCTAGAACAGAACATGCATATGatgaaagcaaaaatactgtaGAGGTTCTTCTGTAGAAAACTTATTATGATACCCCAAAATTCACTATTATGATAACGTTAAACGCAAAGTCTCACAGAACGTTTGTTGTTCTTATTTTCTTACTCAAACTTTAAAAAGGTGTTGAACTTTGCTGTATGGTCAGCCCATGTTCATGCCTCTGACGTCCATAAAGCTTATGCATGTAATGATTAATGTTATTAAAGCAGGCATTCCATTGGTATGTGAGATGCAAATGTGACTTTTGCACTGATGCATGAGGAATCTGCATGTTTGCACTGACATGTGAATGCTTAGGTTATGGCATGTTATTGACTGCATGCAACTCTTTTTACCATTGATCTGATATGAGTTCATACTTTAAACTTAATATAAAGGTACAAATATTGCTTACTCCCATTTAGAATAAGTACATGATAGGTGCTATTCTTTAGTGATCCACCAAATGATGTAATTTACCAGTGGTACCATTGGTggaacatttatgcatttggcagatgcttttatacaaatccacttacattgcattcaaagtacacatttttatcagttcttcccttccttgggaatcaaacccaagAACATGGTGTTGCTAGCTGAGTAGAAAAGtataagtattgtttttttttaaaaatgaacaaaccaaTTATTAAATGTAGTCAAGATATGTAAAGTTCTTAGTATTATTATGAGTGTGAGAAGGTAGGGACTCAAagcttttttattaacttttctcTTGGGAGAGAAAACATTTGAATCGCTCTACAGCTCTAGGCTTTGTCCCAGAAAAGTTTccgaaaatgtatttattgagaAGAAATAGAAGCAGACAATGTCCAAAATGTTGTTGCCAGTTAATGGTAGGAAGGCCTGTAACAACTTCAGTGTGtgcttcatcatcatcaccatcatcttaaCACTTATTTTTAATTGGACACATACTGAAACAATTTTGCAGATCAGATTTAGCCTTTCCTGTGAGCATAGATTCTTTGTCTGGAACTTTCTTACCACATTATGCAGATTTTCTTCACGCTGCTTATCTTGCATGCACCATTCATAATCCATGTTTGATGTTGTGCATTCTTTACCTCAAATGCTGATCTAGATATTGTCAGTAGCGATCAGAATTCACTCACCACTTAAGAGATAAACAACTcaatgtttgaataaaaaaatatactaaatacaTAAGTTATTCTAAAATGTCTTATAACTATGGCTCTAGCTATGAAATCTTTACACTTTATTAATTTACAGTAGTTTTAAAACCACAAGATCAGTGATTTATTAAATCTtgtgtgaacaaaaaaaaaagagcttaattGTTCTGCTTGATTCCACCCATGTGATGAAGCATCTAATGAGACGACGGTCTAGCGCGTCACTCCTCATTGTTCTGCAGGCGTCTGAGGTTATTCATGAGCGGGGCATTGTCCGGCTCCCAACAGGCATCTCCTAATCCGTCTGCAGCAAACAAAAATCTGATTAACTGGCTTCTGTCTTTGGCGTAAAAGAGATGTGCCTGCTCTTGTTCTTGCCTTTAGATTTTTGATAGATTACATGAGCAGATATGTTGGTTTTGATGTCACATGTTTAATTTTGGCATTGTTATTAagcttttttttctctatttcacCAACAGAAATGGCTGTAATAGGCTTAAACAGAATTAACTGTGCATCTGCTTTTTTCACCGATCACTGTTAAAGTTTTGAGGTTTGCACAGCAGACCAGAGTCTGTCAGTTTTTATATCATATTATGAAAGTCCATTTTCCACAATATGGCTGTGCACAAAATGCAGATTATCATATGTACCAATACGACGTTCCAATATATATGCTCACAATAGCAGCGTATTTTAAACGCTTTGAGTTTGCTTAAGATTTCATTTTGCGTTTAGTCATGCTTGTCAGATTTAGATCTGCGTTTTGAAGTACCTACagttcttccatttttatttctgttggaGTGACCTCAGCCTTCAATGCAGATTTGTATCAAAATCATCCAAGCGGCATGAAGAGCAggctagaggtcttcacagtgcacccgagacccgtcgacccgggacccgtacgggttcgggtctatattttaaatgatcagccaggTCCGAGTCGGGTtcgagtcatcggactcggagaacacccggccgtgatcaaacactgcttgtgtttcttgtaaggccatccttaaaaatattttggtttgcagtaacagtaattttttttaaaaagaaggtcggtaggtcggtctatatttttttttttttcaagtttcaatgtaaaaaaaaaaagtaaatttttgtgatggtgatgacgtccgtatgaatttaaacaaattagcatatcgtgacgtcactgactgggtcttcaagccgtgccttcgggcgcatcattgcctTCAATACGTATCAATGCAatctacaaatgagagaacgtttactttgctttcttgggttgtcacttttgtgaaaaaaatcctgtttgatttgagtgacgagtgttcattgaatcgattgtaaaatcgattttgcatgtctaaagtattttacggcaaataacaccaaatataggtaaatccacggacaacaggcaggaggaatgtaaagattcaatatattggtaaagaccaatatttttgatgatttattggcgtgaagttacgtgcacaatgacaaacaggagtgcaacattttaagcagagtggactgccataatgcaaaacatttactgcaggcttcaacatggctgtgtttacgattaaatttcaacaacaacagcgattttcttaggctatcaaaaaaaatcttttttcgaatattcgtcgaatttaaaataaaaatccacattcgaatgcgcattcgaattttaggtgtgcattaaggaagctgccttatgagccccggtacgtgttccattccatctcgccgcgcgcacagctgtgtctacacaactttcaaaggcggacgagctcgacacgcagtaggctatctgctttctcatctttcacctcgtgtacgcgcacgagatgcgatgacaatatatgtgtcattacATTTTAAGGTTATGTTAGACtttccagttgaagccacttaaaaaaaaaaaaaaaaatcaatgtggagaagatcttgtttacatcaaaactgaaaccaagccgttcacacagaacgcatatttcgcgcattttctagagggacaccgttggactcgcgtctcgcacaagagagccgcatgtttagaaagacatgtaaaattaatgtattaatttaatattctaaaaatatctcaagactttatgttgggtttttgttccccatcccactgcatctcatgtttttaaatgaaaaaatgtaaccttatgtgactggttttccgccctttttatttatttaacaatgcatgcatacatgatgctgttttgtttatagttctttaagcaacttaattaataataattggttcataaacattattttaaatattatgtttttttcacagtcatgtattctaatgctttgaataaacatgcagtaatattttgctcgatgcgttatcttgagcctcagaagagaagaaaaaagcttttcttcaccctaactgaaattatgcatttaaaattcgaatacaattcgaattttgatcatatttaagtaaaaaattcgaatttagttttttcaactattttgacagccctaggcgattcaagtccgaaactgtatgagactaaataccggctgaattcacatttctgttgtagaaagagaaacattgtgcagaagtattatttgctgttatgcgtgtttgtccgaagctccAGTTGCTGTGTGaggcctgtttaaaaaaaaaaaaaacctggacgcgctccgagagaaggccgttaaaattattttcttattttcgttttcgaaacttgtgttggttgattcgtgcaatagattttcgaacataaagtgacagtcgacacggtcacggttttagactagagaggagaaggcatgggaaaagatctgggcacagtttttccagaactttgtgccaagttaaagcggtgtctagctgttttaatgaatttttttagatgtatgatggtgcccgaacccgtatgactttgaacagtgaccgcgaaaatttagtttactgcagccgcagccatcattaccaagcgcgaaccgttgactctgacagtgaatgagaggagacgaagcgaacgcacaggccacagtgtgacatacatgtaaacacagatgacgtcaatgggtttttttttaattaaagaagatagccttcatttgtatgtaggccaaggcaatttatatatttacaatacctacttaaatataattaatagtattttattgcatttgtattagctgtttgaagagtaaaaaaacaattggtcggtcttaacgcaaatttacaatcggcaagtcggtcggactaaaagcaaaaaaaaaaatagagtcggtgctaaattgacagggtcggtcgagttacggcaaacaagaatatttttaaggatggcctaacctgcaacttgtaaaattaggaaaagaaaagagtgagccaaaaaaaaaatctctctctctctctctctctctctctctctctctctctgcccttagaatcagagcgcgcagactcagagttaatgcaagtgcacgcatggtgataatgcttgcagacttgacacactaatatttaatatatttcaaatcagcaacacaatctgaggtgaactgtcacatgaatgttttctatgatgctcaaattgcgttaaagcatattttaggttgatacagctagcatgcatgtgcagtctcgatcgcgtttcatgtttctatggcaaccagtgagggacacttcgaccgccaaaccgcgctttacattttctacatgaaatattagacgggtccgggtcggttcggtgttgTACATCACGGGTTTCTTTCCGGTTCGGgcatgaatttttggacccgtgaagacctctagagCAGGCCACTGTCACTGTTTGAATGCTTAATGTGTGGCAAACTTGAATGCATCCAAATACAAATGCTAACCCATACCAGCAAATAGTGCTGGGTTAACAATGTTCAGAGCTCCCAAAGCAGCTGTGTCCCATCTAATTGCACATTTTGTAGAGCGAGGTCACTTAATTAAGCTCACAAAGACCGTGGTTTTTAGGTGAAAATGCAAACTGAACATGTCTGCTCTTACATTCTTTTAGGATATATACGCCTGTAAGCTTTAATGTGGCATAGCATTTCCCCGGCTGTCGTCAGAGGTAGGTCCAGCCTGCAAGTCTCATGTTACTGTAGGCTTTACTATATTTCCTCAGCGGTTCAATTGTGTGGGTGAATATCCACCCCCCCCATACCACCAACTGGATGCCGTGACCAATGTGACAATGCAAGCAGCTGCAGAACGGGGAGCCTAATAGTCGTGTAGTCTTTCAGCTACTCTTGTTTTAGGCCCTGCACTAAGGGTTGTACCACACCCCCCTTAACCAACGACCCCACCCTTTATGAGCAAGTTATGCTCTACCAACCTCCACTTAATTTTCCCCACCTCTGCCTGAAGAGATGCTTTTTTGGATTAGACAAAATCTtgcttatatttaattttttttaattatttaattaagagTATTATTTTGTATTGCAAGACTTGCTATGTTGTGATTTATAAAACCTTGTTTATTTAACTTATGCTGTTTTTTCTGTTCGTAATTGCATGTAATCCAATTTGTTGTTCCTTCTTTAATTTATAATCATGGTTTTTTTTTGTGTCGTTTTTATGTCTTAACCTGTAACAGATTTTGGCCTCAactaaaaaaacttattttatcttcttataatatttgtaattttcagGCCCGCATATCATTTTAAACCAATATGagattctttcttttgtggatcACTAAACAAATTTAGAAGaattttaaaggggtagttcaaccCAGTATGACAATTCGTCCATCTTATACCATCGaaacatcctaggtgtatgtgactttcttttttcagaataatccaattggaattgtattaaaaattgtccttgctcttccaagcctttcaatgggggtaagtgggtgtttgttgtcaacagttcagaatgacatgaaataaagtgcatgaatctgtaataaaacatccgtCACACGGCTCTGGGGGATGAATAAAGGctccctgtagcgaatccatgcgtttttgtaggataaatatccagattttaaacgtaatgaacacttttttttctcacgtCTGCTGACTCTGGGACATGAAAGACGTGCAAGCAGAAGATGGAAGACGTATGTGTCGTGTGCgcacaaatcctcattttgtgcttctaattcatgactagcattttgttttgttctatctCCGTGCTCGTCACTAACTGCGCAGCGCTGACGAACTACAACTTACGCCTGCACATCTTCTGCTTCCCAACAGTCTTTTTActcagaagtgagaaaaaaaagtgtttattgcgTTTGAAATCtgtatatttatcttacaaaaacgcatggattcgctacagggggcctttattcatccTCCAGAGCCGTGTGGCGGATGTTTTATTAAAGATTCGTGCACTTTATtttacccccattgaaagacttggaaagagcaaggacaatttttttaatacaactttgattggattattctgaaagaagaaagtcacatactcctaggatgcttcgagggtgagtagaagatggacgaattttcattctctcTTTACAATGAAATTAAATGGAAACCGATGCTTTCATACTCTGAATTACTGTAATAGCTGTATTGCACtatattccactttttttttttaatttaaagatatGAAGTTGCCAGTGCTGATAGCTTTTTAGGCAGTGCACCAACCTGAGTTTGAATCCCGAATCAAGGACCTTTCCCGATACCGTCCCCACATTACTTTCCCACTTTGCTTCCTGCCAGCTCTGATCTGTTTTCTGATCCTATCATAATAATggcaaaaatgccaaaaataaatattggGGGGGACAGATCGTTTTCCCCTCCACAGTAGCTATCAAATTTCATTTGCTTTTCCACATACTAGACTATTCAAACATGCAAGAACCAGCAATGTTTGTTAAGTGGCATTAACAACATTGACATCTTGATTTGCCATGTTTGAATATGCAAATGATATTTAAGAATTGCaagaatttacaaaatgtattggaTATTTTTATGACAGGTTTGGTCACCCCGTCCCACCTTCACTTATAGAAAAGAGCTATGTAAACGACTTGCTCCTTTGACCATGTAGTCTCACCATGTGTgttttgcagttgttgttgtgTATGACATGATGtaagtttagcagaatgtcctGAGCCCGTGATGCCAGTCACATGTGGAAGCACTTTCATTACAAGCTCAGATCATTTTACATGCAGTAGATTTATGTTTGCAGGCTGCAGGCTGTGTTTTTCTTGTGCAAAAACACTGAAGTCTCTGATATAAAGAACAGTTTTGCACATTTGCATCTTGCCCTTACGTGATCTAAAGATTCTAGTTAGTCACACAGGAATTATGTTGGCCAAGAATTACGTCTTTTTCTCTTAATGCATCTGCTTTTTCTCATCTTGAAGTATGTTGCTTTTTTCTTAAAGAGTTGCTTTTTATGGACAGTTTTTGGCAAGTTTTTTACATCTGAATGCATTACAGTACACATTCCTTCTCATACTCTCTCCCTCACTTTCTGTTCAGCTTTCTCAAT contains the following coding sequences:
- the LOC132107858 gene encoding gap junction delta-2 protein-like, whose translation is MADWSILGRFLTEVQNHSTVIGKIWLTVLLIFRILLVTLVGDAVYSDEQSKFTCNTLQPGCNNVCYDTFAPVSHLRFWVFQIVLVSTPSIFYIIYVLHKITKDEKMETERVQAETKDSVGDYSGQLEGDRVRLGYGHQGEEWSGQDEDSIEQSLLQDDFGKEGKDPTTLSSQVLLIYIVHVLIRSVLEITFLVGQYYLFGFEVPHLFRCQTYPCLTRTDCFVSRATEKTIFLNFMFSISLGCFLLNIVELHYLGWIYIFRILCAACFLCIRPERELYSQSRPLLLRLRHSMRSRLVLQSPTTTLSEEKTATALLSHGPAISFETDSTLECTSKRNPEERECMRLKLANMARFTGKKSWL